The DNA sequence CTTATGACAAACTCGCTTTGTAAGCTTTGCAGCAGTAATAGTTTAATAAGCGTAATGAATATGTGACATAAGAACCATATAAATGCTGCCGAATTCTGCCTGTTGCgcactcttctttcccataTCATCAAAGAAAACATCATATCCCTCTACCAATCACTCCATCCGACGATACAAGTAAAAATGTCCAGCAACGCAGCCAAGAAAATTGTTGTGTTCACTGCCACCGGCAGTCAGGGTAGTTCTGTAGCTCGATACCTCTCCGAGGCCGGTTACAAGATTGTTGCTCTTACTAGGGATACTGAGAGTAAGAGCGCCAAAGGTGAGACAGATCCTTTCATGTCTTCTGAACAAGATCCAAGCTGACCTATGATGGTGATTTTTGTTAGCTCTCAAGGCTAAAGGCTATGAAGTTGCGAGAGCTGACAACACCGATCCTGAGTCCTACAAGCCTGCCCTCCAAGGAGCTTATGGTGCTTTTGTCAACACTGATTGTGAGTCTTCAGTTATTCCCTGTTTATGAGATACTCATAACACTACTTCTAGTCTGGTCGATTTTTCCCACTAAGAACTTTGACCCCGAACTCACCCAGGCGGAAGAGTTTAAACAAGGCACAGCCGCCTTGCAGGCTTGCAAAGAGGCGGGATTGAAACAGATCGTCTACTCAactttggatgatggaacGGGATGCGTGCACTGGCAGTCCAAAGCAGAAGGTAAGATTGATCACAATTATTATAAGGATACATGCTTATAGTCAATTCCTAATTAGTCTCCAAATGGGCAAAGAACAACGACATCCCCATTACCAACCTTGTACTCACGTTCTACTACGAGAACATCGTCAAAATGAACGCATGTGCCGGTGATGACCAGGGCCCCAATACCTTTACCCTTAACTTGCCTCTCCCAGAGGATTCCTTAGTCCCTGGGTTCCCCGTTGCTCAGACTGGATTGTGGGTCAAGACAGCGTTCGATGACCCTAAGAACTGGATCGGTTAGTGCTTTCAGTTTGGGATGAGTTCCTGCATGGCTTACGTGGCCCTAGGCAAAGACATATATGCCTGCACTGATATTATAACAGTCAAGGAGATGGCGGATCAGCTCTCTGCTGTCAGCGGGAAGACTGTTAAGACCAACGGGTTGCCAGTTGAAGTCTTTAAGAGTAAGGATTTTCAAAAGAAGGTCGGTCAAGAGCTTTGGGACAACATGGACCTTTTCTATCGAAGGTGAGCTCCTCATACTCTTATCATAAGCCAAGATGCTGACAGTCTATGCCTATAGATTCCTCCAAAGAGATGTCCAGGAGAGTGTGCGTCTGGCACCTGGTGCTTGGAGTTTTGAGGCTTGGGCAAAGCAGAATGATCAGCTCAAGAAGGCTCTAGGCTTTTAAATTAGTATTGAGgcatgaagatgaaagcCAGCTAGTCAATCTATGCTTGTGAAAGGTTGCGAGGAGCGACTTCCCCATTATTATTGTACTCGTTCCAAGTTCAATGAATACTGTTGTATTTCGTGCCaatgtatatatatatatcattGATAGTTCTTGTAATTATGGTAACCGGACCATAATCGTTCGTAGGTTCGCTGCTACACCAGATATCGAAGTGGCTCAAAGAATGCTGAATATATATACAACGACGATTGATAAGGGTAATGGTAGAATGGCTGAAGTGGCATGTACATGTTTGAGGTTGCGCTAATCAGCTGCCATAGCATGAAAAAAATGGGGTACGTTAAGAGCCTTTGAGCTCTCTTATATTTTCCGGAAGTTTAGTAGAAATCGGAAGAAGGTGTGGTGATGGAGGGCATGTGGTGTGTGATGAGTTTGTTGTGGGCCCGATGCTTAACGATGCTTTTAGTGATGGTGCACAAGAACGTTGCGGGAGCCGCCTCATCATATTCGATCAGGATGGACAACAACCCCATTCAGCGGGCGTCAAATGCCACGCATGTATGTATCATGCCAGTAGAAACGAAAGCCTGCGACCGCTCATGATTTCTTCTGAGGGGATAGTGATGCCAAGTACATAGCGTGGCACAGCAATAGAGTGTATGTAGGTGAGAAGATTAAGAATAACTAAGCGAAGTATCGAAATGAACGATTGAACCGCCGACCTTTTAACTGTATGGCCTACAAGACTCCGTCAAGCGAACGAAGAAGCTTTCCCTTTTGGGATCATATTTCTTCGTTGGGAAGATTGAGTACGTAATCCAAGACCTGGGTGAATCACAGCCTCACAGGGGGCGAgcgcatcatcttctcccgAAATCACTCACACGCATCACAGCGTACGCACGCCGTTCACAGTAAATGCAACTTTTATCTATTCGTTGGCTCAGTAATAGACCGTTGTACGCACTAACGTCCGCGTGTGGTCCGGCATTGACTTCATGGCCGGATGTAGATGCTATATATTTTTCATGGTCTATCTATCGCCAATCTATCTGAAATACCCCACAAATAGGAGCTATACGTGAAAGCAGAATGTCTGCTCTCAGTAACGCATCCAAGTCCATCGTCGTCTTCACTGCTACCGGAAAACAAGGCAGCTCCGTGGCTCGTACCTTGTCGGATGCGGGATACAAAATCATAGCCCTAACAAGGAACCCAGATAGTGCAAGTGCTCAGCGTAAGTTATCTTACGTTAAGCATAAATGTATTTAGGCTCAATTTCTTGAGACTGTAGGTCTGAAAGCCAAGGGCTACCAAGTTGTCAAAGCGGACTTGAACGACCCGCAGTCTTACAAGGAAGCTTTAGAAGGTGCATATGGAGCTTTCGTCAACACCGACTGTAAGGGGTTCCATTGTCGAATTGCTACTGTGAAGTAATTAATCTGATGGTCCTGATCAGTCTGGTCAATTCTTCCTACCAAGAACAGTGATCTTGCTGCCACCcaagcagaagaaaccCTGCAAGGTATTGCAGCTCTCCAAGCCTGCAAAGAGGCAGGATTAAAGCATATTGTTTACGCTACTTTGGACGATGGGACTGGTGTTTCACATTGGCAATCCAAAGCAGATGTTTCCAAATGGGGGCTGGCCAATAACGTTCCTTTAACCAATCTcgtcctctccttcttctttgacaaCCTCAGTTCCAAGAACTTACGGATCGCTTCACCAAACGACCCCCACACCTTTATCTTTGACTTGGCGGTGGCAGAGGATGTGAAGCTTTGGGGATTCTCTGCTGCCCAGACTGGTTTGTGGGTTAAGACTGCCCTTGAAAACCCAGATAGTTGGATCGGTAGGCTCATACATCTCAGGATGCGAAACAGCTCTGATTCAATCGCTCAGGCAAAGACCTGCAAGCGTGTACTGACTTTATCTCCCTTAAGGAGATGGCGGCTAAACTCTCGAAGCTGAGCGGCAAGAACGTTAAATCCAACGGTGTTTCCAACGAGATTTATGAAAGCCAAGGATTTATTGACAAGGTCGGCAAGGAATTGTGGGACAACTTTAGCGTTTTTTACAAAGGGTGAGTTAACCAATAAAGTGTCCTATATAGAGAGCTGATAATGGGCTATTTCAGCACTGTTAAAAGGGATATAAAAGAGAGCATCAACAATGCTCCTGGTGCGTGGGACTTCGAATCTTGGGCCGAACAGAATGACAAGGTGAAGGAAATCCTTGAATTTTGAGCGCAAGAACTTCATGTCAGATATTGATACACGCTGATGTAGTATACGAGATGCAATAAATCAAGGAAACATGAGTGTGAATATATGAATACATCTCCAGAGATCTCTTAACCCGTTATCTAAACATTCTACGAACACCAAAGCCTAACCTCTCCATCCGCACCGGAGCTGACCAACCACGGTTTTCCAGGCACCCATCTCAAATCCAAAACTCCGATACCATCGATTACTTTATGCCCCCTCAAGATCTTCAGAGGAACAATGAGCGGGTTTTGCATGAGATCAGTGTAAACGGTGCAGTGGAAAATGTGGACTGTGCCATCGTCTGAGGCAGAGgcgaagagagggagagtaGGGTGATAGGCAACGGATCGAAGAGCACGGTTGTGGTATCTGTGATCTTCTGTCAACATTGCCACAAAAAGAAACTGAATAGACCCACCTTAAGGTTTTATAAGGCTTTGCGCTCAAATCCATGTCGAACCAAGCTAATTTCTTATCGTAACTACCGATAATTAAATTGTCACCTCCGGAGTGCACATCCATGGATGAAATCCATTTGACACCAGACTGTAAAGTTCTAATGAGCTTTTGAGCAGCAAGGTCGTAAAGACGGATGTAACGTTGAGTGGCAGCAAAGAAATGAGGCTTAGAAGGATGGAATGCAACGCGCTGGATTGTGCCAGGAGTCTTACGGAAGGGGGATTGACTGCCGTGGCGGGAGAGTTGGTGGATAAGGACGGATTTGTTAGCGGCTATTTTGTATTAGTAGTGTACCATTTTACGACATTGAACTAACCGTCGGATGCAACCGTGGCAAAGTAGTCCCCCTTCCTGTGCCATGTAACTTGTTTAGGAGTACCAGGAACTTCCACATACACCAAGACacccctttctctttccctctcacTCGGTCTCGTCCATTTGACAGACTCAATTCCTTTAACTTCGTTACCGGCACCTTGCTTTGTCGTCGCAGAACTAGTAGCAAAAGCGGTATTGGAGTGGGTGAGGGTTTGGGCGGCAATATGAGGAGCGACGAgagcaagaggagagagcACAGCGATCTTACCGGCGACAAGAGCCACAAGCAAAGACTCCTCACGAGAAGGTGACCACTCAACGTACTGAATAGGACCAGCGTGTAAATCCCATCTCCAGACTTCACGACCGTTACCCAGGTCCCAGACTCGCACCACACCATCTTCTGAGCCAGAAGCAATCCACTGACCATCAGGGCTGGTGGAAACGGATCGGACACGAGTGTCTCCGGGATGACGGTACTGGACAGTAGAAGCGATAGGGAAGGGTTTGAGCTCCTTGGGAGCGGGAAGTTTAGGAATAAGAGAGTCTGGGTCAATGTTGAGCTTGACTCGTCGAGTTCGAGGGGCGAGGTACAAATCAAGACATCTCTCGAACTTCTCTTGCACCAAGTTCTTGTAGCCAGGAACTTTTCTAAGGGCATCATACTTCTCGGGCAAGAAATCGGTCTTTCGGTCTTCCTTGTCCATCGCCTCCCACTcagccttctcttcctcggtAGGAAGGTACTCTTCAGGAGGATTGTAGGATTCGGCCGTCTTCGGAGGGGGAAGTTGAGGGGCGGGCATATACATGACGTGAGGGTTGTGCTGGTCGGCGTCAGACCAGATAGGATAGAAGCGAGGTTTTTCGGCGGAAGGTTTGTTGGGGATGATTCGGCCCTCTCTGATAGCCTTGACGATCTTCATAATCTGTCAAACGAGTCAGCGTTGGCATATTATCAGTTTCAAAGTGAATTCACCTTCTTATGCTCCCATTTGGAAGGCACGAATCTCCTCTTGGGCTCAGGCGCCGCACTAAGCGGCATGACtctctccttgccttcGCCGGTAAACCATTCAATAGTAGGTTGATAGGGGTCAAAGTCGGCATCAGGGTTTTCGGCCCTCTCCAATCGCCTAATGATATCGAGCTCCTTGTCTGACAACTGAACATtttgttgaagaagtttGTCTTCGGCAGAGGTCCAAGCGGACGGATCCTCGACATTGGCAAGGAACTTGTCAAGTTCGTCGCCTTGCAAAGGCCGGAAGATCTTGCGACCGTTGACATCGTAACCGATATGAGGAAGGTCATCGTACCACTCCATCGGAATGTTACCGACAGTATTGGGGTTCTGCTATTGTCAGCTGGGTCTTGTCGAGCGAGATGTAACTCACATCCTCGGTGCTACTTTCACTGCCATATCCAGCCTCATATTCGTCGTACTCTCGCACAAATGATCCCTTCACGTGTTTGCTGGGCACCAATCTCCCTACCCCTTCCTTTGCACGACTGATTTTGTCATCTGTGCCAATAGAGTCGTCGGGCTTGACAGTGTTCTTGGCGATAAGTCTCGAGAGCTTCTCGTCGACAGGGAGGTCTTTGTTCTCTTCGGACGAgagatcatcatcagaagCGTACATTCGCTCGATGTCAGACGTGTTGTAACCTGACTCAGAGTCActgtcctcctccacgATTTCACTTTCGTCAGACGTATCCTGTTCATCTTGCTCCTCATCActggcttcttcttgatcattATCCTCAAGCTCGCTGTCGAATTCAGGAAaagcttcatcttcatcctcctcatcgtctccatcaacctcttcctcatcatcactcaTATCAATTCCACTCCCTTGGTCCCCAAATTCTTCGTCGCTCTCTTCTGACACCTGCTCTACTGCTcgcttctttgcctttccaGCGGTTTTGGGGGCTGATTTGACCATCTTGGACAGTTTTGAAGTTCCCACCTTGAGCGGTTGGGGTGCCATCTTGACCGGTTTTTTGCTGCGTTAATAGAATCTCCAGACTTCTTCCATTGTAAAAACCTTGAACCTCCACTCTCGAATGCTGCCTGCCATAAAATTTaaaaaacaaacaaaaaaataATCCCGCTGCACTGGATTGTCATTTCGTCATCACATTCCCATTTACTCTTTCCACCAAACAACCACTATACTCTCTACCAAAACATGGATAACACAAATGACCCTACCATGGGCGGGCTAGACGCCCTCGTAGCCGCTGCGTCATCTGTCTCTGCTGGAAAGAACCGCCGACAGCAGCCTGATAACATCGCAATGGACATGATCGATCCTGCCTTACACGTAGGTCTCTCGACGACGTCACCACTTCCCATCGCATCCTGACGCTGACATTTTTCGCCTTGATGCAATGCAGAATGAATCGGGAGACACATCGAACCCCGTAGAGACCATCTCAAGCCTGTTGGCCAACCCCGCCGTCGTCAGTCTGATCGCAGAATACAATGCGAAAAAAGGTCATCGCCAAGTGAGCTTGTACACTCAACTTCTCTCTGGCTCGTCGGGCGGACAGCCTCCTGCCACGCCAGTGCAGCAAACCCGATATGGACGTATCTCTCGCCCACCTCTTCACGCGCCCGGGACACCAGGTCGAATGAGCGAACATGGTGGGAGTGACTCGCAGATCCAAGCCATAAAGGACGCCTTGGAAAATGTCAGCCAGCAGGAGGGCGATGGCGACGTAAGCTATGATTCTCTTGTGGGTGCCGTGGTTCCTTCGGGGGCCGAAGGTAGATTTTGGAGGCCGGGCGTTGAAGGAAGTGGCGCGACTTCATGGGTTGGGGATGCCGAAACTCTTGCTCAGGCGGCGGATGCCTCTCATCGGGCTGTCTTGAATAGGGTTGCGGCGATGGGTGCAAATGTGACTGGTGATGCTGGTGAAGAGCAGGCAAAGGGAAATAATAGAGGTGTCACGGAAATGTCGGCATCGACGGATGAGGATGGACGAGTTCCGGACAAGGATGGGAACTTGCCAGAATGGCCCTTACCTCCTTCTGGTAAaggggggaggaagaacatGCCCAGAGATGAGTTACTTGCGAGGAGACGCGCGAGGAACAGAGTCGCAGGTGAGATTCTCTCTATGTCAAGGGGGGGGGAATGGAAGTTGACTGTAGGGCAGCTCAGGAatcaagaaagaagaagaagcagttcTTCGGCAGCCTTGCCGAACGACTacaagagaaagaggcaGCGTACAACGAACTCGAAACTCACTGCCGTAACCTCGAGCGAGAGTAAGTCCGGCAGCGTACATGCTGAAAATAGCTAACAATATCATGTCAGGATTGAGCTTCTCCGTAAGACTGTCACCGATGCTAACCTTCCCCTGCCCAACTTCATTCCGGAAGTGCACGTCCCCGCTCCTGTCTCCAGCGGTGAGACTCCAGCGCCCACCACCGAAACCCCCGCCGAACTTGCTTTCAGCGAGCTGTTCAACATTGACGACAACGACGACAACGACGCAGACTTTGtacccccttcttctcccaagcGTGATTCCGACTCCGAAGACTCTGACGATGAGGTTGATGAGGAGCAGCCTCGTCGCAAGAAGACCAAACGTGCGCaggagcaagagcaagaggcTGAACCAATGGCcgaggacgaagacgaagatcTCTTTTTGCCCATCGTTGATGTCCCGGTCCCTCCCCGAGATAGCGAGGATCATCAAAAGATCGTGAAGCAGGCCATGACTGAATTGCATGTGGACACTCCAGAGCAGTTGATGAATGTGGTCAaaaagatggtggagacTGCCGAATATGGTGGTGTGACTGAGGAGCAGGTGGGCATGTTGAGTAAACTTTTGGCTTTAGGTCAGGCTCAGGGTGTCAGTGTCTGGTAAATCTCCTTTCTGTTACTGTTACGATGTTTGTAAACAGGCATGTTCTTGGTCAAAGATAATATGTAACTGGTTATCGTGTCGCATCCTGATCAACATTAGCAGCACAACGCACGCACGGTGACATACCGAATTTTGGAAAGCAGTTAGAGAGAGCTGGAAAAAAAGTGAACCATTCAAACATCGCATAATGCACGGCACATGATAGCATTGTGGCCGCTTATATCGTTTGAAGTGACCTGTTCAATAATCATTTTACTGTGGCTTCTTCAATGGATAAACAAAAACGAGTATTTCCCACAACTGTCTGTCTGTCAACAAAACCATATTAAAATATTAATGTCCCGATCTGAGTCGTTGCATTATTCCGTCTTCTATGATCATGACGAGCAAATAAAGTCATTCTCCTCCTAATATTATCAAGTTCTCGTATTATGTACGCACTGCACAGTAATGGAGCCGAGTAAATTgtacagaagaagaggagtaATCCCAGTGCTGCACCTCTAACACGCTATTCATTAGGCCAAAGGACATCCATCACTATTTATTAAGTACAGATTATATCATCCAAGCTCATCGATCGTCAGACATCACCCCTCAACGTAGTagttcttcatctccaagcAGCCTTTTTCACCATCGTCGTTTTAGCCCCTGTTGAATTTGACTCCATAGCCTTTCTTTGCGAAGCTGCAGTCGTCCCTATGCTTGTACGCATAGTCAAAACTGCCATTTCTGGCCTCTCAACATTGCCAGCAACTTTGTTGCTGATAAGTGGTTTTAGGGCTGGAGTGACACCCTTGCTCCCAGATACAGAGGACGCCTCACTCCCTGACGACGAATGGTTATTGCCGAATGTAGAATTTCGCATAGCCGAACCTCTCATTCCGTCAACCGCCcgctctttcccttttctcggCGACCTATTCGAGGGTCCCACGTTTGTCTTCCTGCCTCTTTCAACACCCAATACACTACCGCTCATTAggtccttttctttcatcagCAACCCACCCACTCCCagttctcttcccttctgcCTTACGGCTTTCTCCAAGACTAATCGAGATAGAGGCGTCTTTGCGGTTTTGCGTTTACCTCCTGCCACATGAGCTCTAGGGGTTCGGATTTTAGGGTGTTGTGGTGAaagaggggagggagagtgggGACGGTGCTGATGCCATGTGATGCTTGGAGAGGCAGGAATGGGTTCTTCGGCTTCCATTTCATGGTTTAAAGTAGGCTCAGCTATAATGGCAGTAGAGGGCGCGATTTTGGGGGCTTTagctgcttcttcctccgctCTACGCTTTTCTTCAAGGAAGGCTTGACGTTCCAGCTAATTGATATGGATTAATTCTCAACCGACCTTGAAATGAAGGGTGAATACTTACTTCAAGCTCTTGTCGTTCCTGTCTAAGCTTGACTGCTTCTTCCGCatatctctttctctccttatCCAGCGCTTGCTTTTGTATCTCCATgtccatatcctccttACTGTCATGTACGTTGAGCCTGTATTATATAAATTAGCATTTCCTGCCCAAATGATTTTTGAACTTCCCACTAACTCTCGCTGCACTTGCTTCTTTGCATAATCGGCCACAACCTTgctcgcttcttcttcctttctctttgcACAGTTAAGTTCGACCTCGAGATCTTTGATCCTGTCCTCTAGGTCCCTCTgtatcttctccttttcacgCTCTACCCGCTTCTGCTCCTCAATTTCTTCAGGCGTAGGTTGCTTGGTGAGGTGTTCACCATTGGCAGTATACTGCGGCACGCCCTCCGTTATCCGGTTGCGGATTTGCTCGATTAGGCTTTGCAATCTGGCACTGGCGATGGAAGGATGTGACATGGATGAGGCGGATTGCGCAATACTAGAGCCGAGAGTGCGAGCTGTTGAGCTGTTCAAGGGACTGAAGAACTGTGACTGGAGAAGTCGAATGGGGGGCTATTATAACGTTAGCAGAGGTCTTTGGCAGGGCATTAGGCATACCTCTTGACCACACGATGCTGCCAACGCTTCTCTCAAAGCATTACCAGTAGACACAACAACATGTCGGAATGCCTCTGTCTCCTCTTGTAAGCTTGCTCTAATGTCGCTAAGGTCTCTAAGTGTTTGCTCAAGTAATGGGGACTGGGAAGCCTACATTAATCAGGTCAGTGGATTCAGAGGTTGGAAAATGAAGTGTACATACAGCAACCGGTTGTATCCTTCCAGCAGGTATAGGATTTAGTAATACAAGCCCCTGAGGTTTGTTAGCAATGGTAGGATCATTTCCTATCTTTGCCAGTTGAGCATGGGCCTTGTCCAGACTCATTTGAACCTTCTTGGTTTCATGCTGGAAAAGCAATCAGAGATTGCAAATGTGGAAGCAAGATATGGCTTACTGTAGCAGCTACTCGCACAGTCTCTAAGGCCTTTCGACCTCGAGAATTCTCTTCTCTAAGTTCTTTCGTCTTTATCTCCTCCAAGACTAGCCTCTTTTCTATGTCGGCGCATTTTGATTTCCACCCAGCAACCTCCGATTCAAGCCTAGCATTGGACGTCTTGAGACTGTTGGTGGTCTTTTGCAGCCGTTCATATTCATATTCAAGGGTACGATGGCGGCCATTAAGGGTTTCCAACATATTCAGGTTACTCTGTTTTCCGTCAATCGAATAAATCTACAAGCTCGCGAGCTACTCACAACACTGGCACCCATGAGTTCAAACAAGACCGCGACCACTTCATTATAATCTTTTTGGCTCAAGGCATCAAGGTTCAGTGGTCTCTTGGCCCATCCATGGGACATAAGCTGGGAGTTGATAGTAGTCAACTCAGCTGATAAGACTGTCGCTGTACTGCTGTCCGGGCTATTTGACGATAAGTACATCGCAAAGCAGCGTCGGGGCAACACTCACTCGGC is a window from the Cryptococcus neoformans var. neoformans JEC21 chromosome 2 sequence genome containing:
- a CDS encoding rRNA processing-related protein, putative — its product is MAPQPLKVGTSKLSKMVKSAPKTAGKAKKRAVEQVSEESDEEFGDQGSGIDMSDDEEEVDGDDEEDEDEAFPEFDSELEDNDQEEASDEEQDEQDTSDESEIVEEDSDSESGYNTSDIERMYASDDDLSSEENKDLPVDEKLSRLIAKNTVKPDDSIGTDDKISRAKEGVGRLVPSKHVKGSFVREYDEYEAGYGSESSTEDNPNTVGNIPMEWYDDLPHIGYDVNGRKIFRPLQGDELDKFLANVEDPSAWTSAEDKLLQQNVQLSDKELDIIRRLERAENPDADFDPYQPTIEWFTGEGKERVMPLSAAPEPKRRFVPSKWEHKKIMKIVKAIREGRIIPNKPSAEKPRFYPIWSDADQHNPHVMYMPAPQLPPPKTAESYNPPEEYLPTEEEKAEWEAMDKEDRKTDFLPEKYDALRKVPGYKNLVQEKFERCLDLYLAPRTRRVKLNIDPDSLIPKLPAPKELKPFPIASTVQYRHPGDTRVRSVSTSPDGQWIASGSEDGVVRVWDLGNGREVWRWDLHAGPIQYVEWSPSREESLLVALVAGKIAVLSPLALVAPHIAAQTLTHSNTAFATSSATTKQGAGNEVKGIESVKWTRPSERERERGVLVYVEVPGTPKQVTWHRKGDYFATVASDAANKSVLIHQLSRHGSQSPFRKTPGTIQRVAFHPSKPHFFAATQRYIRLYDLAAQKLIRTLQSGVKWISSMDVHSGGDNLIIGSYDKKLAWFDMDLSAKPYKTLRYHNRALRSVAYHPTLPLFASASDDGTVHIFHCTVYTDLMQNPLIVPLKILRGHKVIDGIGVLDLRWVPGKPWLVSSGADGEVRLWCS